A genome region from Myxocyprinus asiaticus isolate MX2 ecotype Aquarium Trade chromosome 12, UBuf_Myxa_2, whole genome shotgun sequence includes the following:
- the LOC127449680 gene encoding uncharacterized protein LOC127449680, whose amino-acid sequence MDPERREGRGRGHRRGGGGRALGSGGRGEGVGRGGGGGQRRRQGRGRARVRRQAVSDEIRATLVDHVLVRGMTTREAGQRVQPNLSRFTVASIIRTFREENRTPRRPPGGGRLRLLLEELERELVNMVISNNVIRLRRDSKEID is encoded by the exons ATGGATCCAGAGAGACGTGAAGGAAGAGGTCGAGGACaccggagaggaggaggaggaagagcattagggagtggaggaagaggtgaaggagtagggagaggaggaggaggaggacaaCGACGACGACAAGGAAGAGGAAGGGCAAGGGTAAGGAGACAAGCAGTCTCGGATGAAATTCGTGCCACTCTAGTTGACCATGTCCTTGTCCGTGGTATGACTACGAGGGAGGCTGGGCAACGAGTACAGCCAAACTTGAGTCGCTTCACCGTCGCCTCGATCATAAGAACCTTCAGGGAGGAAAACAG GACACCGAGACGACCACCTGGTGGAGGCAGGCTAAGGCTTTTGTTGGAGGAGCTAGAGAGGGAGCTGGTAAATATGGTCATTTCCAACAACGTAATCCGCCTGCGTAGAGATTCAAAGGAGATTGATTGA